The DNA region CAGATCGACGCCATCATCCAGCATTTTTTTCACCTGTTCAACCTGTTTACTGCTGTTACCGTCCGCATCGGCATAAATAAACCGGGCGTCAGGGTGTAATGAAAGTTCCATCCTCATTTCATCAAGCATCGTACGACGCCAGAGATCAGAACCAATACATTGCGAAAACCCTATCGTATACTGTGATGTTTTATCAGCCCGCTTACAACCGGCAGCAATAAGCATCATAAAACCGATCAGTATGATACCGGTCCGTATGTTTTTTGCACGCCATTGATTAAGCAAGGTCATAAGCTCAGATTATTTGGAAGAAAAAGGTAATAAACAGGATTAATTATTGGTTTATTTTTTCCGTTTTAGGATTAAACAAAGTAAAGATATCTATAAACGTTCCTGAAAAACAAATTTATAGGGCCGGGCAACCTACCTCACAACCGGAGTGATGTAACCAAATTGAAAGTAACAGGTAACATAAACGAATATTTCAATTTCAAATTTTGCATTTTTTATTTTATCTAACTGAAAACCAACAAGATAAAACAAGATTGATTTTTATACTTTATTGATACAAAATCAGTAACCCTCACATGGCCCATTACCCTACTTTGGCCTCAATAAATCCAATATAACACCTTTTATAATTATTATGAGAAAACACTCCGTCCTGGCCTGGTCCATGGTCGTGGCCCTTGGTGGCTTCCTTTTCGGGTTTGATACTGCCGTGATATCGGGCGCCGAAAAATCTATCCAGCAATTCTGGCACCTATCCGTAGTGGAGCATGGGTTCACGATTTCTATCGCGCTAATAGGAACAGTCATCGGGTCATTGTTAGGAGCCCGGCCTTCAGATCTGTTTGGCCGTAAAAACACGCTCTACTTTGTAGCTGCGGCGTATTTGCTATCATCATTGGGCACTGCACTGGCCGATAGCTGGTATGTGTTCCTGGTTTTCAGGTTACTGGGCGGTCTTGGTGTTGGTATCTCATCAGTTACAGCACCTATCTATATTTCAGAAGTTTCACCTGCTGACCGCCGGGGCAGGCTGGTGGGCCTGTTTCAGTTTAACGTGGTGCTGGGCATTCTGATATCATATCTGTCCAACTACCTTATCAGCCAGGTTGGCGAAACTTCATGGCGATGGATGCTTGGCGTACAGGCTTTCCCTTCGGCTCTGTTTTTAATACTGATCTACTTTATACCTGAAAGCCCGCGCTGGCTTATTCTTAAAAAGGGCGAAATGGAAAAGGCCCTCGGGATCTTACGGATCATTAATCCGCTTAACTGTGAACAGGAGCTGGCATCTATCAAACACTCAACTTTAAATGATACTGCTTCCGGCGGCAACCTCTTCTCGGGTCAATATAAAACACCTATAATATTAGCTGTGCTGTTCGCCTTTTTCAACCAGGTTTCGGGTATCAATGCTATTATTTATTATGCACCCCGCATATTTGAAATGGCGGGCCTTGGAGCCCATTCATCGTTATTGTCAACAGTGGGTCTTGGGGCAATCAACTTTGTGTTCACCCTTGCGGCTATTAATATTATTGATAAAGTAGGTCGCCGGATTCTGATGCTCATTGGTTCGGTTGGTCTGATCATTTCCCTGTTCCTGGTAGCCTACACCTTTTACTCCGGAAACATGAGCGGCTTTGCCGTTCCCGCTTATATGATGCTGTTCATTGCATTCTTTGCGTTTTCGCAGGGTGCCGTTATCTGGGTATTTATTTCGGAAATATTTCCAAACCAGGTACGTGCCAAGGGCCAAACATTGGGCAGCTCAACCCACTGGATCATGGCTGCATTGATCGCTTTCTCCTTTCCGTATTTCGCCGAAAAGCTTGGCGGCACAATAACATTTTCCTTTTTCGGCACCATGATGATATGCCAGCTAATTTTTGTGTGGAGGTTGATGCCCGAAACCAAAGGCAGATCGCTGGAGCAAATTGAAACTAACATGGTAATGCATTAATCAAGATCTGCTATGATGAACCTACACACAAATACCATAACGCCGGCCATTTGCTATGGCGAGATACTTTGGGATGTTTTGCCGGATGGCCCCCAACCCGGAGGTGCTTTGCTGAATGTTTCATACCATCTTAATAAACTGGGTATACCCACCAGCCTGGTAAGTAAAATTGGTAATGACGCCGATGGTCAAAAGCTTGAAAACCTGCTCGACGACTGGGGCATAAAAAAACACCTGCTGCAAACAGATTCCGAACACCCAACCAGCCAGGTGATAGCCAAAATGAATAATGGCAACGAGGTATCCTACGAGATTATTTTTCCTGTAGCCTGGGATTTTATTAATGACAGCGAGCACATCAAAACACAGATCAGGCCTTCAACCTATTTCGTTTTCGGTAGCCTTGCGTCAAGGAACAACGTATCGCGCAACACCTTGTTTGAGCTGCTGGAAAGCGATGCTATCAAAGTATTCGACATTAATTTGAGGCCACCCTTTATAAGCCGTGACCTGCTGGCCGATCTGCTGCACAAAGCCAACATCGTAAAATTTAACCAGGCCGAGCTTGAGATGGTGCAGGGCCTGTTCAGGGGTTCATTCTGGAAGGAATCGGAACAGATCAAATTTATCCAGGATCATTTTAACATCCCTGAGATCATAGTTACCAAAGGCGAATTCGGCGCTTCTTATTATAAAGAAGATAAAGCCTATCACATTGCCGGGCGTGAGGTGAAAGTAAGGGATACCATAGGGAGCGGCGATTCCTTTTTAGCGGCATTCATAGCCAACCATTACCGTGGCGAATCACCAGAAATTTTACTAAAAAATGCAATAGCGATGGGCGGCTTCATTGCAACGAAGAAAGGAGGTTGTCCGGATTATAAAATCAAAGAATACCAAGACTTTATAAACAAAATGTTTTAACCAACCAATTACACTTAAACAAAAATCAATGAGAAAATTATTACTTATTTGTTCCTTTCTTATACTGCTCATAAGTGAAGGATATGCACAATCCCGCACCATAAGCGGGACCGTGTTAGACAACTCCTCGAAACCTATAGACGGAGTTACTATAGTGGTTGTTGAAACCCAAAAATCAACATTATCAGATGCAAACGGAAAGTTCAGTATCGCTGTAAAAAATGGTCAATCGGTGCGGTTTTCTTATGTAGGCGCCAAACCAATACTGGTTACTATCACTGCGGATACCAAAACACTTGACGTAGTATTTAAAGACGCGGAAAACAAGCTGAATGAAGTAGTTGTAACCGGTTACACTTCTGAAAGAAAGAAGGATTTAACAGGCGCGGTTGCGGTTGTTGATTTGGCACCGGTAAAAAACAATAGTTCGGGAAATACCATGCAGGCTTTACAGGGTCGCGTTGCCGGTTTATATATTGAAAAAGATGGCTCGGCAAATGGAGCAACCAGCAGGATCCTGATCAGGGGGGCCAATACTTTAGGCAATAACAACCCGCTGTATATTATTGATGGAATCCCTACCACCAGGCCGGAGGTATTTCAAAACCTGTCGCCTTCAAATATAGCGTCGGTTCAGGTACTGAAGGATGCTTCATCCGAATCAATTTATGGTTCACGCGCATCTAACGGCGTTGTCATCGTTACAACAAAAAACGGCGGCAACACCGAGGGCAAGGTACAGTTCCAGTTCAATAACAGTACTTCAATCCAGTCCGAAAAATCGTTACGGTTTAAAATGCTGAACTCTGTAGACAGAGGTAGGGCCTTGTGGCAAGCTTCAGTTAACGATGGGCAGGACCCCGCCGCGGGTTATGGAGAGATCTATAACTTTGATTGGAATAATAATTTCAGTAACCCTGTTTTAAACAGCGTTACGCCTAAACCGTTTGTAGGCGGCGACCCCAACACTCCCGCCGGCGATACCGACTGGCAAAGCGTGTTATATAAAACAGCTTTTGTCTACAATAATGATTTTACGGCTTCGGTAGGTAATAAAAACTCTTCTATCCAGATAAATTTTGGGAACATCAAGAATACCGGCCTTGTACGCTTTACCAAGTACGGACGCACCACAGGTAGCATTAATGCCATAACACGGCCTTTTGATGGCAAAGTTACCTTTGGCGTCAATATAAAAATCACTAACTCAAACGAAACCCTTACCACTAACGATCTGGGTGGTGCCTCGACCCCATTTCTGGCAGTTACGCTGGCGCCCACTATCCCCGTTTATCAAAAAGATGGTGTAACCTACGCCGGCGAATCAGGGGCTGGTTACTCTGACAGGAACAACCCACTGCACATGCAGGATCTTGCCAAATGGAATAACGCCAACAGGTTAAACACATTCGGCAACGTATTTTTAGAAGTACAACCCATTAAGAATTTATACTTCCGGTCAAATTATGGTGCCGATAATGCAGACTACCTGAGCAAGGTAATTACACCAACTTTTTCGGAGGGTGCATTAAACCGCACTACCAACAGCTTATTTTTTGATCAGAACCATTACCTGAGCACCACGCTTTCTAACACTTTGAGGTACAGCTATGATTTGAATAGCAGGCATCATTTTAAAATATTAGTTGGTACAGAGTATATTAAAACCTTTACTGATTTTCAAACTACCCTAAAACAAGGATACGCTATCCAAACAGAAGACTACTTTACCTTAGATGCTGGCACAGGAAATACTATTGTTACAGGCAGATCAACAGGTAACAGTTTGTTTTCGCAGTTTGGCCGCTTTGATTACAATTATGCAGGCAAATATTTAGTGTCGGCTACCGTTCGTCGTGACGGTTCATCAAGGTTTGGTGCCAATAACCAATATGGTATCTTCCCATCTGCATCTCTCGGCTGGAAAATAGACCAGGAAAATTTCATGAAAAACGGCACCCTTTTTTCTGAACTGAAATTAAGGGCAGGCATAGGCCGCGTAGGTAACCAGGAAATTGGTGATCTGTCACGTTATGCGCTTTACAATACACGCTATGGCACTACCCAAAACCAACTTACGCCAGGCTTTTGGGAGCAATATATGAATGTGGGCACTGCATATTCATTATCCGGCGCTAACACAGGTTCGTTGCCATCGGGCTTCGTTCAAACCCAGGCAGAAAACCCTGCTCTTAAATGGGAAACAACCGACGAATTGAATACCGGGTTGGACTTTGCTATATTAAACGGTAAGATCTCCGGTTCATTTGACTATTTTACCAGGAAAACCACCGGCATCCTGATTACGCCTCCCGTTGCATCGGCATTGGGCGAAGGACAATCTAAAACTGTTAACGGTGCATCAAAAACCAATAGAGGCTGGGAGTTTTTAGTAACCTATCACGGCCAACGGTCAGGAGATTTTAATTACAATGTAACTTTAAACTTTTCTCATTTCAGGGATAAGATCACCGATTTACCGGAGAACGTTAGACCAGCCTATCCGGGTAATATAGATAATACCATCATAGGGCATTCGCAGTTTGATATATTTGGTTATAAAACCAATGGCCTTTTCCAATCGCAAGCCGAAGTTGATGCTGCCCCAACGCAAATCGGCGCCGGGCCGGGCAGGATCCGTTATGTTGATATTAATCACGACGGAAAAATTGATGCCAACGATCAAACCTGGATAGGTACTACACTGCCGGCCTTAGAGTACGGCGCAAGAATTGACCTGACCTACAAAAAATTCGACCTATCTATATTCGGATCGGGTGTTGCCGGCCGAAAGGGATTTGACGTATATACCCTGTATAACAATTTGATGCATAGCCGGGAAAATGTAGGGCCGGGTGTATTTGATGGCTGGACACCACAGCATACCAACACCAACGTACCGGCATTAACACTAAAAGACAATAACAACGAAGGCCGTACTTCTGATTATTTCATTGTAAACACCTCCTATTTTAAATTAAGGAACCTTCAACTTGGATATACCATTTTACCTAAAGCTGTATTTACCAGGCTAAGGGTGTTTGCCATGGCCGAAAACATATTTACTGTAAAAAGCAGTAAATACCTGAGCCCTGATC from Mucilaginibacter sp. SJ includes:
- a CDS encoding sugar porter family MFS transporter, with product MRKHSVLAWSMVVALGGFLFGFDTAVISGAEKSIQQFWHLSVVEHGFTISIALIGTVIGSLLGARPSDLFGRKNTLYFVAAAYLLSSLGTALADSWYVFLVFRLLGGLGVGISSVTAPIYISEVSPADRRGRLVGLFQFNVVLGILISYLSNYLISQVGETSWRWMLGVQAFPSALFLILIYFIPESPRWLILKKGEMEKALGILRIINPLNCEQELASIKHSTLNDTASGGNLFSGQYKTPIILAVLFAFFNQVSGINAIIYYAPRIFEMAGLGAHSSLLSTVGLGAINFVFTLAAINIIDKVGRRILMLIGSVGLIISLFLVAYTFYSGNMSGFAVPAYMMLFIAFFAFSQGAVIWVFISEIFPNQVRAKGQTLGSSTHWIMAALIAFSFPYFAEKLGGTITFSFFGTMMICQLIFVWRLMPETKGRSLEQIETNMVMH
- a CDS encoding carbohydrate kinase family protein, which translates into the protein MMNLHTNTITPAICYGEILWDVLPDGPQPGGALLNVSYHLNKLGIPTSLVSKIGNDADGQKLENLLDDWGIKKHLLQTDSEHPTSQVIAKMNNGNEVSYEIIFPVAWDFINDSEHIKTQIRPSTYFVFGSLASRNNVSRNTLFELLESDAIKVFDINLRPPFISRDLLADLLHKANIVKFNQAELEMVQGLFRGSFWKESEQIKFIQDHFNIPEIIVTKGEFGASYYKEDKAYHIAGREVKVRDTIGSGDSFLAAFIANHYRGESPEILLKNAIAMGGFIATKKGGCPDYKIKEYQDFINKMF
- a CDS encoding SusC/RagA family TonB-linked outer membrane protein, coding for MRKLLLICSFLILLISEGYAQSRTISGTVLDNSSKPIDGVTIVVVETQKSTLSDANGKFSIAVKNGQSVRFSYVGAKPILVTITADTKTLDVVFKDAENKLNEVVVTGYTSERKKDLTGAVAVVDLAPVKNNSSGNTMQALQGRVAGLYIEKDGSANGATSRILIRGANTLGNNNPLYIIDGIPTTRPEVFQNLSPSNIASVQVLKDASSESIYGSRASNGVVIVTTKNGGNTEGKVQFQFNNSTSIQSEKSLRFKMLNSVDRGRALWQASVNDGQDPAAGYGEIYNFDWNNNFSNPVLNSVTPKPFVGGDPNTPAGDTDWQSVLYKTAFVYNNDFTASVGNKNSSIQINFGNIKNTGLVRFTKYGRTTGSINAITRPFDGKVTFGVNIKITNSNETLTTNDLGGASTPFLAVTLAPTIPVYQKDGVTYAGESGAGYSDRNNPLHMQDLAKWNNANRLNTFGNVFLEVQPIKNLYFRSNYGADNADYLSKVITPTFSEGALNRTTNSLFFDQNHYLSTTLSNTLRYSYDLNSRHHFKILVGTEYIKTFTDFQTTLKQGYAIQTEDYFTLDAGTGNTIVTGRSTGNSLFSQFGRFDYNYAGKYLVSATVRRDGSSRFGANNQYGIFPSASLGWKIDQENFMKNGTLFSELKLRAGIGRVGNQEIGDLSRYALYNTRYGTTQNQLTPGFWEQYMNVGTAYSLSGANTGSLPSGFVQTQAENPALKWETTDELNTGLDFAILNGKISGSFDYFTRKTTGILITPPVASALGEGQSKTVNGASKTNRGWEFLVTYHGQRSGDFNYNVTLNFSHFRDKITDLPENVRPAYPGNIDNTIIGHSQFDIFGYKTNGLFQSQAEVDAAPTQIGAGPGRIRYVDINHDGKIDANDQTWIGTTLPALEYGARIDLTYKKFDLSIFGSGVAGRKGFDVYTLYNNLMHSRENVGPGVFDGWTPQHTNTNVPALTLKDNNNEGRTSDYFIVNTSYFKLRNLQLGYTILPKAVFTRLRVFAMAENIFTVKSSKYLSPDPERIDLNPIPIPRIFSFGVNASF